In one Silene latifolia isolate original U9 population chromosome 10, ASM4854445v1, whole genome shotgun sequence genomic region, the following are encoded:
- the LOC141607990 gene encoding uncharacterized protein LOC141607990 produces the protein MHNVPPVQNSTSCDSDGGSHFLKSTFKSLLENHRVRHKTALAYHPQTSGQVKVSNRQIKAILEKVTNKNRKDWSQKLPYVLWALRTAYKTPLGTTPYKLVYGKACHLVVELEHKAWWALKEMNFDFDAAGQV, from the coding sequence ATGCATAATGTTCCCCCGGTTCAGAACTCCACGAGTTGTGATAGTGATGGTGGCTCCCATTTCCTGAAAAGCACGTTCAAGTCATTGTTGGAAAATCACAGAGTGAGGCATAAGACCGCCCTTGCCTACCACCCACAAACAAGTGGGCAAGTGAAAGTGTCTAACCGGCAAATAAAGGCAATTCTCGAAAAGGTGACAAACAAGAATCGGAAAGATTGGTCACAAAAATTGCCATATGTCTTATGGGCTCTTCGAACGGCATACAAAACACCATTGGGAACCACgccctacaagcttgtctatggcaAAGCTTGTCATTTGGTTGTTGAATTGGAACACAAGGCTTGGTGGGCTCTTAAAGAgatgaattttgattttgatgCCGCCGGACAGGTTTGA